In Helianthus annuus cultivar XRQ/B chromosome 9, HanXRQr2.0-SUNRISE, whole genome shotgun sequence, the following are encoded in one genomic region:
- the LOC110877151 gene encoding disease resistance protein RPV1-like translates to MASSSDSSVQKRFKYDVFLSFRGEDTRKNFVDHLYYALHQKGITTYKNDEKVKKRKRIIDHLIKAIEESKIHIIVFSKNYASSSWCLDELIKIMECHKTAKQNAYPVFYDVEPNEVRNQSGAVGKAFAKHKKTAAAERWRNALKEAANLAGWALKAIDDGHGEKFIQMIVKDISLKTHFINSSVDRKLVGMETRVKNVVSSLEIDSDDVRIIGIKGIGGGGKTTLARAVFDHISSCFEGKSFVKNVREVSKGSSSGLKELQKQVLQDALDDQRIDVKSVSDGKNMMERMMGSRKVLVVLDDVDDIDQLEALAGKPTWFKSGSRIIVTTRDEHVLIASRVKFIHDVDLLSHEEAISLFSWYAFGREIPIQGYEELSEGVVVDYAAGLPLTIKVLGSFFCGKT, encoded by the exons ATGGCATCTAGTTCAGATTCATCAGTTCAAAAGAGGTTCAAGTATGATGTATTTTTGAGTTTTAGGGGTGAAGACACCCGCAAGAACTTTGTTGATCATCTATATTACGCCCTGCACCAAAAAGGAATtacaacttacaaaaatgatGAGAAGGTCAAGAAAAGGAAAAGGATCATAGATCACCTCATCAAAGCCATTGAAGAATCGAAAATTCACATAATTGTATTCTCCAAGAACTATGCATCTTCATCATGGTGCTTAGACGAGCTCATAAAGATTATGGAGTGCCACAAGACAGCCAAGCAGAATGCTTACCCCGTCTTCTATGATGTTGAACCCAACGAAGTCCGCAACCAAAGTGGCGCAGTTGGAAAAGCCTTTGCGAAACATAAAAAGACAGCGGCGGCTGAGAGATGGAGAAATGCTCTCAAAGAAGCAGCCAACCTGGCTGGTTGGGCGTTGAAGGCCATTGATGATGG GCATGGAGAAAAATTTATCCAAATGATTGTTAAAGATATCTCACTAAAGACACATTTTATCAATTCGAGCGTTGATCGGAAGTTAGTAGGCATGGAGACTCGGGTAAAGAATGTAGTTTCGTCTTTAGAAATTGATTCTGATGATGTTCGTATCATAGGGATCAAGGGGATAGGAGGTGGTGGGAAGACCACTTTGGCGAGAGCTGTTTTTGATCATATATCTAGTTGCTTTGAAGGTAAAAGCTTTGTTAAGAATGTCAGAGAAGTTTCAAAAGGCTCATCGTCTGGTTTGAAAGAATTGCAAAAACAGGTCCTTCAAGATGCGTTAGATGATCAAAGAATTGATGTAAAAAGTGTTTCTGATGGGAAAAATATGATGGAAAGGATGATGGGTAGTAGAAAGGTTCTTGTTGTTCTAGATGATGTGGATGATATAGACCAACTTGAGGCGTTAGCAGGTAAGCCTACTTGGTTTAAGTCAGGAAGTAGAATTATCGTCACAACAAGAGATGAGCACGTGTTGATAGCAAGCCGAGTTAAGTTTATTCATGATGTTGATCTGTTATCACATGAAGAAGCAATTTCTCTCTTCAGTTGGTATGCATTTGGGAGAGAGATTCCAATTCAAGGGTACGAAGAGCTATCAGAAGGTGTTGTTGTAGATTATGCTGCTGGTCTTCCCTTAACAATCAAAGTTCTAGGCTCATTTTTTTGTGGTAAAACCTAA
- the LOC110877150 gene encoding disease resistance protein RUN1-like codes for MEVSYNGLENDQKEIFLDVACILKGAIKDKAIRVLESHGFNAEIGLKVLEQKSLITLSSDGHLLLHNHVEEMGWNIVRRVDPGVPSRHSRLWIKEEIEDILINGLGTEATRSIKLLNTCLSPDIIMNGLTKMTELRFVYMDNGYETYAYASPSSYKNVSLPNALQYLFWWGYPLSCLPETFRANNLVNLEMPNSNISRLWEGGERKVLKKLKFLDLSYSKLRTFGLVMTPNLEELHLRECNDFEELHISVECLKLKFLDLSGSKVSKLNLALTPSLEELHLEECHDLEKLHMPVECPNLQILSLNGSRVSNLNLGLTPLLWCLDVEECYNLQEIQASVGCLKKLACLNLNRDSVVKKHLKSPGFDFLAMLKVNAECVDDCPLHPHNNLPKFQFECFYDEHLTLSSGNLEKLISFGLCACTNLESFSASICGLQRLGKLTLEGDIREAPKDLFQLQSLEELTLSMKKINRLPDSICRLKHLKSLELKSCFLLEQLPEELGKLECLEKLHLLDCISLPDIPNSVCEMKCLKYLHLPYCVLVENLPAEVGRLKCLKELNIQGTGINRLPDSIIELKGLCIIWSTGRLESYGFTSLKKLSKYTSSCYV; via the exons ATGGAAGTAAGCTATAATGGCCTAGAGAATGATCAAAAAGAAATATTCCTAGATGTCGCATGCATACTGAAAGGTGCGATCAAAGACAAAGCAATCAGAGTACTTGAAAGCCATGGATTTAATGCTGAAATAGGTTTAAAAGTTCTTGAGCAGAAATCTTTAATAACTCTTTCTAGTGATGGCCATTTGCTCTTGCATAACCATGTAGAAGAAATGGGATGGAATATTGTTCGTCGTGTGGACCCTGGTGTGCCTAGCAGACATAGCCGATTATGGATTAAAGAAGAAATTGAAGATATATTGATTAATGGCTTG GGCACTGAAGCAACACGGAGTATAAAATTGCTGAACACATGCCTCAGTCCAGATATTATTATGAACGGCCTTACAAAAATGACGGAACTTAGATTTGTTTACATGGATAATGGATACGAAACTTATGCATACGCATCTCCGTCCAGCTATAAAAATGTCAGCTTACCAAATGCTTTACAATATCTATTTTGGTGGGGTTATCCTTTATCATGTTTACCCGAAACATTTCGAGCAAATAATCTGGTTAACCTTGAAATGCCTAATAGCAATATCTCTCGGCTCTGGGAAGGAGGAGAAAGAAAG GTGCTTAAAAAGCTTAAATTCCTTGACCTGAGTTATTCAAAATTGAGAACCTTTGGCCTTGTGATGACCCCAAATCTTGAGGAGCTGCATCTTAGAGAATGTAATGACTTTGAAGAACTGCACATTTCTGTTGAATGTTTAAAGCTCAAATTCCTCGACCTCAGTGGTTCTAAGGTGAGTAAACTTAACCTTGCGTTGACTCCATCGCTGGAAGAGTTGCATCTTGAAGAATGTCATGACTTGGAAAAACTCCACATGCCAGTTGAATGTCCAAATCTCCAAATTCTCAGCCTCAATGGGTCTAGGGTGAGTAACCTTAACCTTGGGCTGACACCACTTCTCTGGTGTTTAGATGTTGAAGAATGTTATaatcttcaagaaattcaagcTTCAGTGGGTTGTCTTAAAAAGCTTGCCTGCTTAAACTTAAACAGAGATTCGGTTGTTAAAAAGCATCTTAAATCGCCTGGTTTTGATTTTTTAGCTATGTTAAAAGTGAATGCAGAGTGCGTAGATGACTGTCCGCTACATCCCCACAATAACTTGCCAAAGTTTCAGTTTGAATGTTTCTATGATGAACATCTGACCTTATCTAGTGGAAATCTTGAGAAGCTTATTTCTTTTGGTCTATGTGCTTGCACAAACCTTGAGTCTTTTTCAGCAAGCATTTGCGGTTTACAACGTTTAGGAAAGCTTACACTTGAAGGCGATATTCGAGAGGCGCCCAAGGATCTTTTTCAGTTACAAAGTCTAGAGGAACTAACTCTATCCATGAAAAAGATTAATCGTCTTCCAGATAGCATTTGTCGGTTGAAACATCTAAAATCTCTTGAACTTAAATCTTGTTTCCTTCTTGAGCAATTGCCCGAGGAACTTGGCAAATTAGAGTGTTTAGAGAAGTTGCACCTATTGGATTGTATATCCTTACCAGATATTCCAAACAGCGTTTGTgagatgaaatgtttaaaatatcTACATCTCCCGTACTGTGTTCTAGTTGAGAACTTGCCTGCTGAAGTTGGACGTCTAAAATGTTTGAAAGAGTTAAATATACAAGGTACAGGCATAAATCGTCTTCCAGATAGCATTATTGAATTGAAAGGCCTGTGTATTATATGGTCTACGGGGAGGCTTGAGTCGTATGGTTTTACATCCCTTAAAAAACTCTCAAAATACACGTCTTCCTGCTACGTATAG